A window of Cottoperca gobio chromosome 16, fCotGob3.1, whole genome shotgun sequence contains these coding sequences:
- the LOC115021606 gene encoding cysteine-rich venom protein — MSRRMFAFLISFLTLQQVHTACIVQDICTENTTVQAQIVGHHNALRRAVEPTASDMLIMSYSEEVAVSAQAWVDKCYLAHGAPSTRMINGYELGENLFYSSSPFSWTSVINAWHSEVSHYLYPNGSITGQSSGHYTQVVWNSSYKIGCGVTLCPNKVYFYGCHYYRAGNFKSWPPYKAGPPCGSCPDHCEDKLCTNPCPYINEYINCPTLKEMYGCDNKDVYAWCPASCQCKTEIIPIA, encoded by the exons ATGAGCAG GAGAATGTTTGCGTTCCTGATTAGTTTTTTGACTCTGCAGCAAGTGCACACTGCCTGCATTGTG CAAG ACAtttgcacagaaaacacaacggTCCAGGCGCAGATCGTTGGCCATCACAATGCCTTAAGGAGAGCAGTTGAGCCTACTGCTTCTGACATGCTGATAATG agcTACAGTGAGGAGGTAGCAGTCAGCGCTCAGGCCTGGGTTGACAAATGTTATCTGGCTCACGGAGCACCCAGCACCCGCATGATCAATG GATATGAATTAGGTGAGAATCTGTTCTATTCATCCTCACCTTTCTCGTGGACGTCTGTCATCAATGCCTGGCACAGTGAGGTGTCACACTACCTGTACCCCAATGGCTCCATCACCGGACAATCTTCTGGTCACTACACACAG GTGGTGTGGAACAGCTCCTACAAAATTGGCTGTGGAGTGACATTGTGCCCTAACAAAGTCTATTTCTATGGATGCCATTATTATCGAGC AGGAAACTTCAAGAGTTGGCCACCTTATAAGGCTGGACCCCCGTGTGGTTCCTGTCCCGATCACTGTGAAGACAAACTCTGCA ccAACCCCTGTCCCTACATAAACGAATACATCAACTGTCCGACTTTGAAAGAGATGTATGGATGCGACAATAAGGACGTGTATGCCTGGTGTCCTGCTTCATGCCAATGCAAGACTGAAATCATTCCAATAGCCTAA